A genomic region of Arachis hypogaea cultivar Tifrunner chromosome 5, arahy.Tifrunner.gnm2.J5K5, whole genome shotgun sequence contains the following coding sequences:
- the LOC140173254 gene encoding uncharacterized protein — MADAPPPSLSELMRMVADLQQANQRMADENQLMAAQIAEINHARIEHNDAHRPQAEDEEHQSQPTHVSETTQRKEQQPEDEKQESEDPVGPFTEEVMNFELPKRFTLPLTLTPYDGLGDPRKFLKKFRSIMIVNGASDIVLCRCFPNYLDGPALDWLCALPAGSISRFHQLAKLFEDHFAGSAIFLHDSDYLNTIKQGPNESLKDYMTRFTKFNTKREDIIKEILNSKLIKPPRKAGTYQDAKNVDKSKYCAFHQKHGHNTDDCVVAKDLLERLARQGHLDKFIGGHIQKRGTSSTTNDLPDQNRGKEKASSNQYERPRGIINCISGGYASGGYSNSARKRSFRTMCSVDGPKQDTPITKQQPEVTFTQADLNSNIQNLDDPVVISLQLGDLLVKKVLLDPGSSADVLFYSTFQKMKLSDNVLQSTGGDLVGFSGERVPILGSVWLQTTLGEQPFSKTNDIQYLVVDCFSPYNLILGRPFLNKFGAIVSTVHLCVKFPLQDDQVATIHGDHKEARQCYNISMKLQNRSTQQVNNVNINQKGGTLADLDPRADVLERPKPSDDLQKVYFNNDPNKFTYVGTSISKAELQAITSFLQENADLFAWKPADMPGIDPQVISHKLAINSSARPVQQRKRKLGEEKRKASLEETQKLINAEFIKEIRFTTWLANVVMVRKQNSKWRMCVDFTDLNKACPKDSYHLPSIDSLVDNASGYATLSFMDAYSGYNQILMHPSDQDKTAFITDFGNYCYKVMPFGLKNAGATYQRLMDKVFAKQIGRNIEVYVDDMVA; from the exons ATGGCTGACGCACCGCCTCCTTCATTGTCCGAACTTATGCGAATGGTAGCTGACCTACAACAAGCCAACCAGCGAATGGCTGACGAAAACCAATTAATGGCCGCCCAAATTGCTGAAATAAATCATGCTCGGATTGAACACAACGATGCTCACCGTCCACAGGCAGAAGACGAGGAACATCAGTCCCAACCGACCCATGTTTCAGAAACCACTCAACGAAAAGAGCAGCAGCCTGAGGACGAGAAACAAGAGTCCGAGGACCCTGTAGGCCCCTTTACAGAAGAAGTAATGAACTTCGAACTACCAAAGAGGTTCACTCTGCCATTGACCCTCACGCCTTATGATGGACTCGGAGACCCGAGGAAATTCCTAAAGAAGTTCCGATCAATAATGATCGTCAATGGTGCATCAGATATAGTTTTATGTCGCTGTTTTCCGAATTatttagacggtcctgcacttgattggttgtgTGCTTTGCCTGCAGGTTCCATTTCTCGCTTTCATCAGTTGGCAAAATTATTTGAAGACCATTTCGCCGGATCCGCAATATTCTTGCACGATTCCGATTACCTAAACACTATCAAGCAAGGACCAAACGAAAGCTTAAAGGACTATATGACTCGATTTACCAAG TTCAACACTAAGAGGGAGGATATAATTAAGGAGATCTTGAACTCCAAACTAATCAAGCCACCAAGAAAGGCCGGCACGTACCAGGATGCAAAGAACGTGGACAAGTCAAAGTACTGCGCCTTCCACCAGAAACATGGCCATAATACCGATGATTGTGTGGTTGCCAAAGATCTTTTAGAGCGGCTAGCAAGACAAGGACATCTAGACAAATTCATTGGCGGTCACATACAAAAGCGTGGCACCAGTTCCACAACAAACGATCTGCCTGACCAAAACCGAGGAAAGGAGAAGGCGTCTTCAAACCAATATGAAAGACCACGAGGTATAATCAACTGTATTTCAGGAGGATACGCAAGTGGAGGATACTCAAACTCGGCAAGGAAAAGATCATTCAGAACAATGTGCTCGGTAGACGGACCGAAACAAGATACACCAATCACAAAACAACAACCAGAAGTCACTTTCACACAGGCCGACCTTAACTCCAACATACAAAATTTAGATGACCCTGTGGTAATCTCACTCCAGCTAGGAGACCTATTAGTGAAAAAAGTTCTCTTGGATCCCGGGAGCAGTGCCGATGTTCTGTTTTACTCCACGTTTCAAAAGATGAAACTCAGCGACAACGTGCTACAGTCCACAGGAGGCGACTTGGTCGGCTTCTCAGGAGAACGAGTTCCAATACTCGGatcagtgtggttacaaaccacactgggtGAGCAACCCTTTTCCAAAACTAATGATATTCAATATTTAGTTGTTGACTGTTTCAGCCCATATAACCTCATTCTTGGCCGACCCTTTTTGAATAAGTTCGGCGCCATTGTATCCACAGTTCATCTCTGCGTAAAGTTTCCATTGCAGGACGATCAGGTTGCAACAATCCATGGAGATCATAAGGAGGCGCGGCAATGTTACAACATCAGTATGAAACTCCAAAACCGTTCAACACAACAAGTCAACAATGTCAACATCAACCAGAAGGGAGGCACACTGGCCGACCTAGACCCGAGAGCTGATGTCCTCGAGCGCCCCAAGCCATCTGATGACttacaaaaagtatattttaataaTGACCCTAACAAATTTACATATGTAGGTACATCAATCAGCAAGGCCGAGTTACAGGCCATAACATCCTTCCTACAAGAAAATGCCGACCTTTTTGCCTGGAAACCTGCCGACATGCCCGGCATTGACCCACAAGTCATCAGTCATAAACTAGCAATAAACTCGTCagcccgacctgtccaacaaagaaaACGAAAACTCGGCGAAGAAAAAAGGAAAGCATCACTGGaggaaacacaaaaactcatcaacGCTGAATTTATCAAAGAGATCAGATTCACTACCTGGCTAGCCaacgtggtaatggtaagaaaacAAAACAGTAAGTGGCGGATGTGCGTCGATTTCACTGACTtaaacaaagcatgcccaaaggATTCTTACCATCTACCGTCCATAGACTCTTTAGTAGACAATGCATCAGGCTACGctactttaagttttatggacgcctactcagggTATAATCAAATACTCATGCACCCCTCCGACCAAGATAAAACGGCTTTTATCACTGATTTCGGCAATTATTGTTATAAAGTTATGCCATTTggactaaagaatgcaggtgcaacttACCAACGTCTTATGGATAAAGTGTTCGCCAAACAAATCGGCAGGAATATCG
- the LOC112802236 gene encoding uncharacterized protein isoform X2 encodes MSPKNLLRSKACRSNLSEFDDVQGHPGFEKQGTRFKRLIKDQNDHSDLEEGIRRLVPCSGKVYYELDEHRTKVEAKDVAICRVEQLCPFPYDLVQRELKWYPNAEVVWCQEESMNMGGYTYLLPGLFLPMNYIVIYVQNGILFKL; translated from the exons ATGTCCCCTAAGAACCTGCTTCGTAGCAAGGCTTGCCGATCAAATTTGTCCGAGTTTGATGATGTCCAAGGACACCCAGGTTTTGAGAAGCAAGGAACCAGATTTAAGCGCCTCATAAAGGACCAAAATGACCACTCAGACCTTGAGGAGGGTATTAGACGTCTAGTACCTTGTTCTGGAAAG GTTTACTATGAACTTGATGAGCACAGAACAAAGGTTGAGGCAAAGGATGTTGCAATATGTAGGGTGGAACAGCTTTGTCCTTTCCCTTATGACCTTGTCCAAAGAGAGCTTAAATGGTACCCTA ATGCCGAGGTTGTTTGGTGTCAAGAAGAATCGATGAACATGGGTGGATACACTTATCTTCTTCCCGGCTTATTTCTTCCGATGAATTATATTGTGATCTAT GTACAAAATGGCATATTATTCAAACTATAG
- the LOC112802236 gene encoding uncharacterized protein isoform X1: MSPKNLLRSKACRSNLSEFDDVQGHPGFEKQGTRFKRLIKDQNDHSDLEEGIRRLVPCSGKVYYELDEHRTKVEAKDVAICRVEQLCPFPYDLVQRELKWYPNAEVVWCQEESMNMGGYTYLLPGLFLPMNYIVIYVCLYLDVALS, encoded by the exons ATGTCCCCTAAGAACCTGCTTCGTAGCAAGGCTTGCCGATCAAATTTGTCCGAGTTTGATGATGTCCAAGGACACCCAGGTTTTGAGAAGCAAGGAACCAGATTTAAGCGCCTCATAAAGGACCAAAATGACCACTCAGACCTTGAGGAGGGTATTAGACGTCTAGTACCTTGTTCTGGAAAG GTTTACTATGAACTTGATGAGCACAGAACAAAGGTTGAGGCAAAGGATGTTGCAATATGTAGGGTGGAACAGCTTTGTCCTTTCCCTTATGACCTTGTCCAAAGAGAGCTTAAATGGTACCCTA ATGCCGAGGTTGTTTGGTGTCAAGAAGAATCGATGAACATGGGTGGATACACTTATCTTCTTCCCGGCTTATTTCTTCCGATGAATTATATTGTGATCTATGTATGTTTGTATCTCGATGTAGCTCTCAGCTGA